Proteins from a single region of Palaemon carinicauda isolate YSFRI2023 chromosome 32, ASM3689809v2, whole genome shotgun sequence:
- the LOC137625677 gene encoding zinc finger MYM-type protein 1-like, which translates to MQDEPETANSKMIEAGNSTSTQEKSETEVNVQETADKDKSENEGTVTKDEESNTQMKHSDILANTIKEEILKNAHAAKYFSIILDSTPDVSHVEQMTVIIRFVQVDEDNAVMAVREHFLGYVPLQETTGAFMAETILEEFKKMDLCIDNLRGQGYDNGSNMRGKHNSVQKKILQRNPRALFVPCSEHTLNLVVNDAASCCLEATNFSDLIQKLYVFFSASTHRWDVLKRHVQSLTVKPLSETRWESRIDALKPIHYQIGDIYDALNEMATDSTLLGSSGNSTSAEAKALANGIATFKFLVSLIICKQLQGKENDISSALKQLECTRMFLEERRSDTEFEKVLVDATELANDLEMDPVFVADSQLQQMKSVFGFLYDVKSLNGITNTQLMEHCTKLETALRDGESKDIDATELCHELQAVARRLQPDTHSPGCFKVHL; encoded by the exons ATGCAAGATGAACCAGAGACAGCTAACAGTAAGATGATAGAAGCTGGAAACAGCACCAGTACACAAGAAAAATCAGAGACTGAAGTAAACGTTCAGGAAACTGCAGACAAAGATAAGTCTGAAAATGAAGGCACAGTGACCAAGGATGAAGAAAGTAACACACAAATGAAGCACTCTG ACATATTAGCAAATACTATTAAGGAAGAAATTCTGAAAAATGCACATgctgcaaaatatttttcaataattttggacAGCACACCTGATGTAAGTCATGTGGAGCAAATGACAGTCATAATCAGGTTTGTTCAAGTTGATGAAGATAATGCTGTGATGGCTGTGAGAGAACATTTCTTGGGTTATGTGCCCCTACAAGAAACCACTGGTGCATTCATGGCTGAAACTATTCTGGAAGAGTTCAAGAAAATGGATCTGTGCATTGACAACTTGCGAGGTCAAGGTTATGATAATGGCAGCAATATGAGAGGCAAGCACAATAGTGTACAGAAGAAAATCCTTCAAAGAAATCCCAGGGCGCTGTTCGTGCCATGCTCAGAACACACATTAAATCTTGTGGTGAATGATGCCGCAAGTTGCTGCTTAGAAGCAACTAATTTTTCTGACCTGATACAAAAGCTCTATGTATTCTTCTCAGCCTCAACTCATCGTTGGGATGTACTGAAACGTCATGTACAAAGCTTAACAGTAAAACCTCTGAGTGAAACACGATGGGAGAGTCGGATAGATGCACTAAAACCCATCCATTACCAAATTGGTGACATATATGATGCTCTAAATGAAATGGCAACAGATTCTACTCTCCTTGGATCATCTGGAAATTCCACAAGTGCAGAAGCTAAAGCTCTTGCAAATGGCATTGCAACATTCAAATTTTTGGTTTCATTGATCATTTG caagcaactacaaggaaaagaaaatgatatttcaTCAGCATTAAAACAACTGGAATGCACTAGAATGTTTCTAGAAGAGAGAAGAAGTGATACAGAGTTTGAAAAGGTACTAGTTGATGCTACTGAATTGGCTAATGATTTGGAGATGGACCCAGTTTTTGTTGCAGATTCC CAACTGCAGCAGATGAAGTCTGTTTTTGGTTTCCTGTATGATGTGAAATCACTTAATGGGATAACAAACACACAACTTATGGAACATTGCACCAAGCTGGAAACAGCACTACGAGATGGAGAAAGCAAGGACATAGATGCCACTGAGTTGTGTCATGAACTTCAGGCAGTTGCACGCCGCCTTCAGCCTGACACTCACTCCCCTGGATGTTTTAAAGTTCATTTGTGA